The following proteins are encoded in a genomic region of Bufo bufo chromosome 11, aBufBuf1.1, whole genome shotgun sequence:
- the LOC120981522 gene encoding olfactory receptor 12D2-like: MAGWNGTSMNIFILLGITDLPWLQKFLFILVLFFYILDVLGNLIIVFLVIRDVSLHSSMYFLLANLSFVDICFSSITVPKMMVGFFMENTITLQGCVAQMYFFHFLGCTEGILLASMGYDRYVAICHPLRYNTLMRRTVCIHLVFTSWVIGLTTSLVHAIMTSYLPFCNSNQIKHFFCDVKPVIKLACADISLNEALLTNVLGFLSTSTFFLTIISYIYIILKLVRIRSSEGRMKAFSTCSSHLTVVILFYGTAMCTYLGPKSENSIEKDKIAAVLFTVITPATNPVIYALRNQEVKKSLKKLIKREHL, from the coding sequence ATGGCCGGGTGGAATGGGACTTCAATGAACATATTCATCCTGCTTGGTATAACTGACCTACCTTGGCTTCAAAAGTTCCTTTTTATTTTAGTGCTCTTCTTTTATATTCTTGATGTCTTGGGAAACCTCATTATTGTGTTCCTGGTGATTCGAGATGTTTCTCTTCATTCCTCAATGTATTTCCTGCTTGCTAACCTTTCCTTTGTAGATATTTGCTTTTCCTCTATCACAGTTCCCAAGATGATGGTTGGGTTCTTCATGGAGAACACTATAACTCTTCAAGGTTGTGTTGCTCAGATGTATTTCTTTCACTTCTTGGGATGTACTGAAGGTATTCTACTGGCATCCATGGGCTATGACAGATATGTCGCCATCTGTCATCCATTACGATACAACACCTTAATGCGAAGAACTGTGTGCATTCACTTGGTGTTTACTTCATGGGTCATTGGACTCACCACCTCACTCGTTCACGCAATAATGACCTCATATCTCCCTTTTTGCAACTCAAACCAGATCAAACActttttctgtgatgtaaaaccaGTGATAAAGTTGGCTTGTGCAGATATTTCCCTTAATGAGGCCTTACTCACTAATGTACTTGGTTTTCTAAGCACCAGCACCTTTTTCCTTACCATAATATCCTACATTTATATAATCCTTAAACTTGTGAGAATACGCTCATCAGAAGGAAGGATGAAAGCCTTCTCAACATGTTCCTCCCATCTgacagtggtcattttgttttatGGGACAGCTATGTGCACCTATCTTGGGCCTAAATCAGAGAACTCCATAGAAAAGGACAAGATAGCTGCTGTATTGTTCACCGTTATCACTCCAGCAACTAATCCAGTTATATACGCTTTAAGAAATCAGGAGGTTAAAAAATCATTGAAAAAACTCATTAAACGTGAACATTTATAA